From the Streptomyces sp. NBC_00390 genome, the window CTGGCCGAGCACGCCGATGACGAGCGCGGACAGGCCGATCACGATGCGGCCGTTGGCGTCGGGCTTTTCGGGGTACAGGATCAGCCGCACGGCGATCGCTGCCAGCAGTATCGGCACCAGCAGATCGAGCCTGCCGAACGCGCCGGTCACCAGCATCTCGACGAGATCGCCGACGGGACCGTTCAGGTTGGACCAGGTGCCGGCCGCGACGATGAGGGCCACGGCGAGCAGGAGCAGCGCGAGCCCGTCCTTGCGGTGGGCCGGATCGAGTCCCTTGGCACCACGCCCTATCCCGCGGAACAAGGCGCCGACGGCGTGCGCGAGCCCGAGCCAGAGGGCGCGCGCGAGGCGGTACACACCCCCGGTCGGGGACGGTGCCGGCCTGGGAGCGGCCGCCTTCTTCGCAACGGCCTTATTGGCCGGCGCTTTCTTGGCGGGTGCGGTCTTCTTGGCGGCGGCCTTCTTGACGGGCGCCGCCTTCTTCGCGGCGCCCGTGGTGCGGCCGGCGCGCTGCTTTGCGGTGCCCGCCGTGCCCTGGGAACCCTTGCCGGACGTACGTGAGGCCATGGTGCTGAGGTTACCGGTGTCGACGGCAGTGGACACGTGTGCCTACTGCTTCACCCTTTCGTGTCGCCCTGCTCGAGGCGGTGAACTGACGCTCCCTCAAAGGCCGGTCGGGCACCGGGCCTCGGTCAGCTTTGCGAGGGGAGCGTCGGCGCGCCGCCGCCGGTGCCGGGCTCCAGCGCGTCCAGTGCACGGCGCAGTCCGGTGAGCTTGCGCTCGAGATGGGCGGCCGTGGCCACTGCCGCCGCGTCCGCCGAGTCGTCGTCCAGCTGCTTGGAGAGCGCTTCGGCCTGCTCCTCAACTGCCGCGAGCCGGGCGGAGAGTTCGGCGAGGAGCCCGGCGGGCTCCCTTGCCTCTCCCCCGCCTGCCTGGCCGCCCTCCAGCTGGAGGCGCAGCAGCGCCGCCTGCTCACGCAGCTGGCAGTTCTTCATGTACAGCTCGACGAAGACGGAGACCTTGGCGCGCAGCACCCAGGGGTCGAACGGCTTGGAGATGTAGTCGACGGCCCCTGCCGCGTAGCCCCGGAAGGTGTGGTGCGGGCCGTGGTTGATGGCGGTGAGGAAGATGATCGGGATGTCGCGGGTGCGCTCGCGCCGCTTGATGTGCGCGGCGGTCTCGAAGCCGTCCATTCCTGGCATCTGGACGTCCAGCAGGATGACCGCGAAGTCGTCCGTCAGCAGCGCCTTGAGCGCTTCCTCCCCTGACGATGCCCGCACCAGTGTCTGATCGAGCGCAGAGAGAATGGCCTCCAGCGCGAGCAGATTCTCCGGCCGGTCATCGACCAGGAGGATCTTGGCTTTCTGCACCATGCCCCGTCCTCCTCGCCCCGGCTTGGGGTCTCCCCAGCTCAGAGAGCTGGGGGACGCACCGGGCGCCGCCCCAGGGGACGACTCCCTTGCGTCGCCCGTCCTTGTGCCGGTCATGGTAGCCGCACCCCGCCCGTCGCCACACCCTGTCACCGTGATGTCACTGTGCACGTACCAAAAACGCCGCAGGAGTCGAGAAGGTTCCCCGAATGCAAGCCCCTCACACACCTTCGGGCACAGTCAGTCAGCAATTGCCAAGGAATTGAACGCCGACCGGTCACTCCTCGCTCATCCACTGCTCCATCACCGCGAGCAGGTGGTCAGGGTCGACCGGTTTGGTGACGTAGTCGGAAGCGCCCGATTCGATGGCCTTCTCGCGATCGCCCTTCATCGCCTTCGCCGTGAGCGCGATGATCGGCAGACCCGCGAACTGCGGCATCCTGCGGATCGCCGTCGTGGTCGCGTACCCGTCCATCTCGGGCATCATGATGTCCATCAGTACGACTGTCACATCATCATGCTGCTCCAGGACTTCGATCCCCTCGCGGCCGTTCTCCGCGTACAGCACCGACAGCCCGTGCTGTTCCAGCACGCTGGTGAGTGCGAAGACGTTGCGGATGTCGTCGTCGACGATCAGCACCTTCTCGCCGTCGAAGGCGAACACCCGCCGCTGCTCCGGCATCTCCTCGTCCGCGACCGCCTCGGCCCATGTGTCCTGGGAGGCCCCGGTCTGCCCGCCCGGCCGGCCGGGCAGCATGCTGTGCTGCCCCACGGTCCCCAGCGCCTTGCGCCTGCGCCGGAAAAGGGCTGCGGGCCCCGAGTGGCCCGAGGGCGCAGAGGAGACCGACTGCAGCGGCAGCGCGCCGTGCTCGGCCACGTCCCCGCCGTCATGTCCGTCCGTGGCCCCGGGAGCGAGCTGCGGATAGCCCTGCGGCGGCAGTTCACTCGGCTGCAGCGGCAGGTACAGCGTGAACGTCGAACCGCGGCCCGGCTCGCTCGCCGCATGGATCTCGCCGCCCAGCAGCCGGGCGATCTCCCGGCTGATCGACAGCCCGAGCCCCGTACCGCCATACTTCCGGCTGGTCGTTCCGTCGGCCTGTTTGAACGCTTCGAAGATCACCCGCATCTTGCCCGCCGCGATCCCGATTCCGGTGTCGGTCACCGAGAAGGCGATCAGATCCCCGTCGGCGTCCCGCAGCGACCCGGCCTCCAGCAACTGCTCGCGGATCGACTGCGGTACATCGGCGCCCGCCGGCCGGATCACCAGCTCGACAGCGCCGCTGTCGGTGAACTTGACCGCGTTGGACAGCAGGTTGCGCAGCACCTGCAACAGCCGCTGCTCGTCGGTGTGCAGGGTCGCCGGCAGCTCCGGCGAGACCCGCACCGAGAAGTCGAGCCCCTTCTCCGCCGTGAGGGGCCGGAACGTCGCCTCCACATAGTCGACGAGCTGCACCAGCGCGATACGGGTCGGGCTGACGTCCATCTTGCCCGCCTCGACCTTCGACAGATCGAGGATGTCGTTGATCAGCTGCAGCAGGTCCGATCCGGCGCCGTGGATCGTCTCGGCGAACTCCACCTGCTTGGGCGAGAGATTGCCCTCCGCGTTGTCCGCGAGCAGTTTGGCGAGGATGAGCAGCGAGTTCAGCGGCGTACGCAGCTCGTGCGACATGTTCGCGAGGAACTCCGACTTGTAGCGCATGGAGACCGCGAGCTGTTCGGCCCGCTCCTCCAGCACCTGCCGGGCCTCCTCGATCTCGGTGTTCTTCACCTCGATGTCGCGGTTCTGCTGCGCGAGCAGCTCCGCCTTCTCCTCCAGCTCCGCATTGGAGGCCTGCAGCGCCTTCTGCCGGTTCTCCAGCTCCGCCGAGCGCTCACGCAGCTGCTCGGTCAGCTCCTGCGACTGCTTGAGCAGCACCTCGGTCTTGGTGTTGACGCTGATGGTGTTGACGCTCGTGGCGATCATC encodes:
- a CDS encoding response regulator, with product MVQKAKILLVDDRPENLLALEAILSALDQTLVRASSGEEALKALLTDDFAVILLDVQMPGMDGFETAAHIKRRERTRDIPIIFLTAINHGPHHTFRGYAAGAVDYISKPFDPWVLRAKVSVFVELYMKNCQLREQAALLRLQLEGGQAGGGEAREPAGLLAELSARLAAVEEQAEALSKQLDDDSADAAAVATAAHLERKLTGLRRALDALEPGTGGGAPTLPSQS